One stretch of Desulforegula conservatrix Mb1Pa DNA includes these proteins:
- a CDS encoding transposase, which produces GTLIPPENMKLLHLPPYSPELNPVEHLWDELREKYFHNKVFDSIFSLEKHLESSLLSMELDQQKVRSIVAWPWIINALLK; this is translated from the coding sequence AGGAACCCTTATACCCCCTGAGAATATGAAATTGCTTCACCTGCCTCCATATTCACCAGAACTTAATCCCGTTGAGCATCTTTGGGATGAGCTTCGTGAAAAATATTTCCATAACAAGGTTTTTGACAGCATTTTTTCTCTTGAAAAACACTTGGAATCATCATTGCTTTCAATGGAGCTTGACCAGCAAAAAGTCAGATCTATTGTTGCGTGGCCATGGATAATTAATGCACTTTTGAAATAG